The following proteins come from a genomic window of Daphnia carinata strain CSIRO-1 chromosome 6, CSIRO_AGI_Dcar_HiC_V3, whole genome shotgun sequence:
- the LOC130689508 gene encoding uncharacterized protein LOC130689508 yields the protein MAKLGLFLFIVALSNQTSLACNDDKDEQLPGTWRELNDYWLRALSFPSFLLEPAISYQGRSSLNRANSNTKPFKNYFIKKNADGKASGRFAFGGLKASLINTGLFNNRFTPANTFRPLQGLGKQSPVVLNPNFDNLLTTFDGCTAPNGESGICAPGNICSLFGGRPSGSCILGKVCCINVVPSCGGTATLNNTYWQSPAILSAPSTCTLTVKLDATFVEQKKPICQLRLDFVSFTTSQPTAGTCTDTFQVSGSTNIAPIICGDNDGQHMYLDVPSSLNGPTNVRLMFNFAAGSGNSPRTWNIKIAMLPCGANYLAPRDCLQYYTSATGIIKSFNWRDIAEVATRQLNSQNYNICFRTEEMDKQIASRMCLMPCTITNGGDAFSITSVPGNLANSAVGTTGPNPIPPPVATVAVCLYDFLLIAQGTDPITGLVADRFCGNQLNPIPNGAAVSVTVCTRIQPFKLTYQTDNTEGAVFANNQGIIIPAFGDAGNVGFCLDFQQRIN from the exons ATGGCAAAGCTTGGCTTATTCCTTTTCATCGTTGCTTTATCGAATCAAACCAGTTTAGCTTGTAACGATGATAAAGACGAGCAGTTACCTGGTACATGGCGAGAGCTGAATGATTATTGG TTACGTGCTTTATCTTttccttcatttcttttagaaCCAGCAATTTCATATCAGGGGCGATCATCCTTGAACCGAGCTAATTCTAACACCAAGCCatttaaaaactatttcaTTAAGA AGAACGCTGATGGCAAAGCAAGTGGACGTTTTGCTTTCGGTGGTTTGAAAGCTTCGCTAATCAACACGGGCCTCTTCAACAACAGATTCACGCCGGCCAACACGTTCAGGCCACTCCAAGGACTCGGCAAACAATCACCTGTCGTTTTGAATCCTAATTTCGATAACCTTCTCACCACGTTCGATGGATGTACAGCACCCAATGGCGAATCCGGAATCTGCGCTCCAGGAAACATCTGCTCTCTGTTCGGTGGCCGGCCCAGTGGTTCCTGCATCCTGGGCAAAGTTTGTTGCATCA ATGTGGTTCCATCATGTGGTGGAACTGCCACCCTTAACAACACATACTGGCAATCTCCTGCAATCCTTAGCGCTCCTTCGACGTGCACGTTAACTGTCAAGCTGGACGCGACATTTGTAGAGCAAAAGAAACCCATCTGCCAACTTCG ATTAGACTTTGTTTCATTCACCACTTCACAGCCGACAGCTGGAACTTGCACGGACACATTTCAAGTGAGCGGATCGACTAATATAGCACCGATTATCTGTGGGGACAATGACGGGCAGCACA tgTACCTTGATGTCCCATCATCACTCAATGGTCCTACCAATGTCCGCCTTATGTTCAACTTTGCAGCTGGATCTGGCAACAGTCCACGTACGTGGAACATTAAAATCGCAATGCTTCCGTGCGGAGCAAATTACCTCG CTCCGAGGGATTGCCTCCAATATTACACATCGGCTACTGGTATAATTAAATCGTTTAACTGGCGAGATATCGCTGAAGTTGCTACTCGCCAACTCAACAGCCAAAACTACAACATTTGCTTCCGGACCGAGGAAATGGATAAACAG ATTGCAAGCCGGATGTGTCTGATGCCATGTACGATAACGAATGGAGGCGACGCGTTCTCCATTACGTCTGTGCCGGGCAATCTTGCTAATTCCGCCGTGGGAACAACAGGCCCAAATCCAATACCTCCACCGGTAGCTACAGTTGCAGTTTGCCTGTACGATTTCTTGCTGATTGCGCAAGGTACAGACCCAATCACTGGCCTCGTTGCTGACCGGTTCTGCGGCAATCAACTGAATCCGATTCCGAACGGCGCGGCAGTCAGCGTCACAGTTTGCA CTCGAATTCAACCTTTCAAGCTGACCTATCAGACCGATAACACCGAAGGCGCTGTGTTTGCCAATAATCAGGGAATCATTATTCCGGCATTTGGCGATGCGGGAAATGTGGGCTTCTGTCTTGATTTCCAACAGAGAATAAATTAA
- the LOC130689659 gene encoding uncharacterized protein LOC130689659, translating into MLKLNLILFVLLAFTNLSRACDDTSRDEQFATVRQDSDEYWASAYGYTPNTFDSRYYQQNPFVPPEPVVPYQGRSRLNRPKFNIEPFKAYVSNYNDDYENQAQGRFALGGLKASLINTGLFNNRFTPANTFRPFQGLGTRSPVVLNPEFENPISTFDGCTSPNGESGICAPGNICSLFGGRPSGACVLGKVCCINAITACGGTVTLNNTYWQSPATISAPTTCSLSIKLDAKFVEQKRPICQLRLDFISFTTAQPVAGTCADTFQVGGSTNRVPVICGDNNGQHIYLDVPSSAAKATDVQLMFNFAAGTGTIPRSWNIKIAMLPCGASYLAPKDCLQYYMSSTGVVRSFNWRDTPGPATRQLNNQDYNICFRTEEIDKQLSNQVCFSTCTVTNGGDAFSLTTRPPAAAPGNPLAPTPAEIAAAAAAALLSAVGATNNAGTQALCLYDFLLIAGGFNPATGLAADRYCGNQLDPIPGGNAASVTVCTRIRPFMLSYRTDGTEAAIAANAPLAIIAAAADAPDNVGFCLDFQHRTN; encoded by the exons ATGTTGAAGCTCAATCTTATCCTGTTCGTCTTGTTAGCGTTCACTAATTTAAGTCGTGCTTGTGACGATACTAGCCGCGATGAACAATTCGCGACAGTGAGACAAGATTCAGATGAGTATTGGGCCAGTGCGTACGGATACACTCCCAACACATTTGACTCGCGATACTACCAACAAAACCCTTTTGTTCCACCAG AACCTGTCGTTCCATATCAAGGACGTAGCCGTCTTAACAGACCAAAATTTAACATCGAACCTTTCAAAGCTTATGTCAGCAACT ACAATGATGATTACGAAAACCAGGCGCAGGGGCGTTTTGCTCTTGGTGGTTTGAAGGCTTCTCTGATCAACACGGGCCTCTTCAACAACAGATTTACGCCGGCCAACACGTTCAGACCATTCCAAGGGCTGGGCACCAGGTCGCCCGTCGTTTTGAATCCCGAGTTCGAGAACCCAATCTCAACATTCGATGGATGCACGTCGCCCAATGGCGAATCCGGAATCTGCGCTCCAGGAAACATCTGTTCGCTGTTCGGGGGTCGACCTAGCGGCGCCTGCGTTCTGGGAAAAGTTTGCTGCATTA ACGCGATAACTGCGTGCGGTGGTACCGTCACGTTGAACAACACGTACTGGCAATCACCGGCTACGATTAGCGCTCCCACTACATGTTCGTTGTCGATTAAATTGGATGCCAAATTCGTTGAACAAAAGAGACCCATTTGTCAACTTCG CTTGGATTTCATTTCGTTCACGACCGCGCAACCGGTAGCCGGCACTTGCGCAGACACTTTTCAAGTCGGAGGATCCACGAATAGAGTGCCTGTTATCTGTGGTGACAACAATGGGCAGCACA TTTATCTCGACGTCCCATCATCAGCTGCTAAAGCTACCGATGTCCAATTGATGTTCAACTTTGCTGCTGGAACGGGAACTATTCCACGTTCGTGGAACATCAAAATCGCCATGCTGCCGTGCGGAGCCTCATATCTTG CTCCCAAGGATTGCCTCCAGTACTACATGTCATCCACCGGAGTGGTTAGATCGTTTAACTGGAGAGACACTCCAGGACCCGCTACCCGTCAACTAAACAATCAAGATTACAACATCTGTTTCAGGACTGAAGAAATCGACAAACAG CTCTCAAACCAGGTGTGCTTTTCCACCTGTACAGTGACGAATGGTGGAGACGCCTTCTCGCTGACCACACGGCCGCCTGCGGCGGCACCTGGCAACCCTCTCGCACCTACGCCAGCCGAAATAGCTGCGGCCGCAGCAGCCGCACTGCTTTCCGCAGTGGGTGCTACCAATAATGCAGGCACGCAGGCTCTTTGCCTGTACGATTTCCTTCTCATCGCCGGCGGTTTCAATCCAGCCACCGGTTTAGCTGCCGACCGCTATTGCGGAAACCAATTGGACCCAATTCCAGGTGGAAACGCAGCCAGTGTCACCGTTTGCA CTCGAATCAGACCGTTTATGCTTTCCTACCGGACTGACGGCACTGAAGCAGCGATTGCTGCCAATGCTCCGCTTGCCATAATTGCAGCGGCCGCAGATGCACCTGACAACGTAGGTTTCTGCCTCGATTTCCAGCACAGGACAAACTAA